In a genomic window of Sphingomonas lutea:
- the narI gene encoding respiratory nitrate reductase subunit gamma yields MMDFINQLAFGWYPYLAVTVLVVGSILRFDANQYSWRSQSSQFLRRRQMVIGSNLFHMGIIVLFFGHLVGLLTPVTVIDTLRISHSFKQTAALVVGGIAGVAAYVGCTLLLHRRLFDARIRKSSSIGDILVLVLIWVQLTLGILTTWWTLEHLDGSEMLRFMNWANGILTLDPAAPQQIQDVALVYKLHIILGLTLFLITPFTRLVHIWSAPVWYLLRPGFQIVRSRSTKRKPSPTHGPAGGAPSYGGPTVLRQLAESGQEGA; encoded by the coding sequence ATGATGGACTTCATCAACCAGCTGGCGTTCGGCTGGTACCCTTATCTCGCTGTGACCGTGCTGGTGGTCGGCAGCATCCTGCGGTTCGACGCCAACCAGTATAGCTGGCGATCACAATCAAGCCAGTTCCTGCGGCGCCGGCAGATGGTGATTGGATCGAACCTGTTCCACATGGGAATCATTGTTCTTTTCTTCGGCCATCTCGTGGGATTGCTGACTCCCGTCACTGTCATCGACACGCTACGCATCAGCCATAGCTTCAAGCAGACTGCGGCGCTTGTCGTCGGCGGCATCGCCGGCGTCGCCGCCTACGTCGGTTGTACGCTCCTGCTTCATCGGCGGCTTTTCGACGCTCGCATCCGCAAGAGCTCGTCGATCGGCGACATCCTCGTGCTCGTGCTGATCTGGGTCCAGCTGACACTCGGCATTCTCACGACCTGGTGGACGCTCGAACATCTGGACGGAAGCGAAATGCTGCGGTTCATGAACTGGGCCAATGGCATCCTCACGCTCGACCCCGCAGCGCCGCAGCAGATTCAGGACGTCGCGCTGGTCTACAAGCTGCACATCATCCTCGGCCTGACCTTGTTCCTGATCACGCCGTTCACGCGGTTAGTGCACATTTGGAGCGCGCCGGTCTGGTACCTGCTTCGTCCGGGCTTCCAGATCGTGCGGTCGCGCAGCACCAAGCGAAAGCCTTCGCCGACCCACGGGCCGGCGGGCGGAGCGCCGAGCTACGGCGGACCGACAGTCCTGCGCCAACTCGCCGAAAGCGGGCAGGAGGGCGCATGA
- the narJ gene encoding nitrate reductase molybdenum cofactor assembly chaperone: MKLTLRALAALLGYPSSDLQSNIGEVRKAIIRDGLLSVADFSRIEPLLRRFEREDLLDLQAGYSELFDRSRSLSLHLFEHVHGDSRERGQAMIDLGQQYVESGFFLDGGEFPDFVPVFLEYASCLPLEETREMLGQPAHVFAALAERLDKRGTDYAGIFHCLVSLAKTRIDADARAVVDENTPAEDGADIDAEWEDAPVSFNLGGAHEMGGPTGVVAKIRASNRPVNQEVAR; the protein is encoded by the coding sequence ATGAAGCTGACCTTGAGAGCACTTGCCGCCTTGCTCGGCTACCCGTCGAGCGATCTGCAGTCTAATATCGGCGAAGTCCGCAAAGCGATCATCCGCGACGGGCTGTTAAGCGTTGCGGATTTTTCCCGCATTGAGCCCTTGCTGCGCCGTTTCGAGCGCGAGGACCTTTTGGACCTGCAGGCAGGCTATAGCGAACTGTTCGACCGCTCGCGGTCTCTGTCGCTTCACCTGTTCGAGCACGTCCACGGCGACAGCCGCGAGCGCGGCCAGGCAATGATCGACTTAGGCCAGCAATATGTCGAAAGCGGCTTCTTCCTAGACGGCGGCGAGTTCCCCGACTTCGTGCCGGTGTTCCTCGAATATGCGTCATGCCTGCCGCTGGAAGAGACGCGCGAGATGCTCGGCCAGCCGGCGCACGTGTTCGCGGCGCTCGCCGAGCGGCTCGACAAGCGCGGGACGGATTATGCGGGCATCTTCCATTGCCTCGTGTCGCTCGCGAAAACGCGGATCGACGCCGACGCGCGGGCCGTGGTCGACGAGAATACGCCGGCCGAGGACGGCGCCGACATCGATGCCGAATGGGAGGACGCGCCGGTCTCCTTCAACCTCGGCGGCGCGCATGAAATGGGCGGCCCCACCGGCGTGGTCGCGAAGATCAGGGCGTCGAATCGGCCCGTGAACCAGGAGGTCGCACGATGA
- the narH gene encoding nitrate reductase subunit beta encodes MKVRAQIAMVLNLDKCIGCHTCSITCKNVWTNREGVEYVWFNNVETKPGIGYPKDWENQERWKGGWVRKKNGKIVPRQGAKWRILSKIFANPHLPEIDDFYEPYTFEYEWLQSAPELQAQPTARPRSLLTGERLNKIEWSGNWEDMLGGEFEKRSHDYNFDGVQKEIYGQFEKTFMMYLPRLCEHCLNPSCLASCPSGAIYKRAEDGIVLIDQEKCRGWRMCVSGCPYKKIYYNWATGKSEKCIFCYPRIETGQPTVCSETCVGRIRYLGVVLYDADRIEEAASVENPKDLYPAQLGVFLDPNDVTVQEAARAEGITDQWLEAAMRSPVYKMAVEWKIAFPLHPEYRTLPMVWYVPPLSPIQSAAEAGKMSVQDGMPDVRSLRIPLKYLANLLTAGDEEPIAAALERMLAMRSYMRAKSVEGRIDESIPERVGLTRDRIEEMYRIMALAAYEDRYVIPTARRELDEDAYVLRGSSGFGFNEATRGKTKVNLFGGGSDRAKREPRMDIPT; translated from the coding sequence ATGAAGGTCCGCGCGCAGATTGCGATGGTCCTGAACCTCGACAAGTGCATCGGCTGTCACACCTGCTCGATCACTTGCAAGAACGTCTGGACTAACCGCGAGGGCGTCGAATATGTCTGGTTCAACAACGTCGAGACCAAGCCGGGCATCGGCTACCCGAAGGACTGGGAGAACCAGGAGCGCTGGAAGGGCGGCTGGGTCCGCAAAAAGAACGGCAAGATCGTTCCGCGCCAGGGCGCCAAGTGGCGCATCCTGTCGAAGATCTTCGCCAACCCGCACCTGCCCGAGATCGACGATTTTTACGAGCCCTATACGTTCGAGTATGAGTGGCTGCAGTCGGCGCCAGAGCTGCAGGCGCAGCCGACGGCGCGGCCGCGCTCGCTGCTCACCGGCGAGCGGCTCAACAAGATCGAATGGTCGGGCAATTGGGAAGATATGCTTGGCGGCGAGTTCGAGAAGCGGAGCCACGACTACAACTTCGACGGCGTCCAGAAGGAAATCTACGGCCAGTTCGAAAAGACGTTCATGATGTACTTGCCGAGGCTGTGCGAGCATTGCCTCAACCCGTCCTGCCTCGCATCATGCCCGTCGGGAGCGATTTATAAGCGAGCCGAAGACGGCATTGTCCTGATCGACCAGGAAAAATGCCGCGGCTGGCGGATGTGTGTCTCGGGCTGCCCGTACAAGAAGATCTACTACAACTGGGCGACGGGTAAGTCCGAGAAGTGCATCTTTTGCTACCCGCGCATCGAGACGGGGCAGCCGACCGTCTGCTCCGAAACCTGCGTGGGGCGGATCCGGTATCTCGGCGTTGTCCTGTACGACGCTGACCGGATTGAGGAAGCGGCGTCGGTCGAGAACCCGAAGGACCTCTATCCGGCGCAGCTCGGAGTGTTCCTCGATCCCAATGACGTCACGGTGCAGGAGGCGGCGCGGGCTGAGGGCATCACCGACCAGTGGCTCGAGGCCGCGATGCGCTCGCCGGTCTACAAGATGGCGGTCGAGTGGAAGATCGCCTTCCCGCTGCACCCGGAGTACCGGACGCTGCCGATGGTCTGGTACGTGCCGCCCTTGTCGCCGATCCAGTCGGCGGCCGAGGCTGGCAAGATGTCGGTGCAGGACGGGATGCCGGATGTCCGGTCTCTTCGCATCCCTCTCAAATATCTGGCCAACCTCCTCACCGCTGGCGACGAGGAGCCGATTGCGGCTGCGCTCGAGCGCATGCTCGCAATGCGCTCTTACATGCGGGCGAAGAGCGTCGAGGGCCGCATCGACGAGAGCATCCCCGAGCGGGTCGGCCTGACCCGCGACCGCATCGAGGAGATGTACCGGATCATGGCGCTCGCCGCCTACGAAGACCGCTACGTGATCCCGACCGCCCGGCGCGAGCTCGATGAGGACGCCTACGTGCTGCGCGGCTCCTCCGGGTTCGGCTTCAATGAGGCGACCAGAGGTAAGACGAAAGTCAACCTGTTCGGCGGCGGCTCCGACCGTGCCAAGCGCGAACCGAGAATGGATATCCCCACATGA
- a CDS encoding nitrate reductase subunit alpha — MSHFLDRLTYFRRTQEKFSDGHGITTDEAREWEDAYRKRWAADKIVRSTHGVNCTGSCSWKIYVKGGIVTWETQQTDYPRTRPDLPNHEPRGCPRGASYSWYLYSGTRIKYPLVRARLIRHWREARKSLTPVAAWKSIVQDTDKRRDWVSKRGRGGFVRVGWDEVTEIIAAANAYTIKEYGPDRVAGFSPIPAMSMISYAAGSRYLSLIGGTLLSFYDWYCDLPPSSPQTWGEQTDVPESADWYNAGFLLVWGSNIPMTRAPDAHFYSEVRYRGAKSVVIAPDFNEAAKFSDMWLHPKQGTDAALALALGHVVLREFYVDKQTEYFSDYTRKYSDFPLLVKLVERDGRLVADRLLRAADIKGALGEKANPDWKALAYDEISGKLVCPLGSAGHRWGDPGKWNLEEKDGKGKDVRLRTTLADDHDSIEAVAFPYFGGDAPHDFVATAHDDVLLRNIPVKTLKLADGSTTAVATVFDLYCANYGVDRGFGGENVALSFDDDVPFTPAWAEKVTGVPRQAIIQVAREFASNAAITKGRSMVILGAGLNHWYHMDMSYRGIISLLIMCGCIGQSGGGWSHYVGQEKLRPQTGWLPLAFGLDWSRPPRQMNGTSFFYAHTDQWRYESLKMSEILSPLAPEGDWSGSMLDYNAKAERMGWLPSAPQFNASPIEWGNRLKQSGADPAQAIADAFKSGELKPASLDPDNPVNWPRNMFFWRSNVLGASGKGHEYFLKHLVGSMHGVIGTDEEGAGLERPKDVVWHDEAPVGKLDLMVNIDFRMSTTSLYSDIVLPTATWYEKHDLNTSDMHPFIHPLSAAVDPAWETKSDWNIFRAIAKKFSDVAPEVLGVEHDLVMTPILHDTPAELAQAYEPKDWLKGECDPIPGKTMPNVSLVERNYPETYARFTSMGPLLEKLGNGAKGLNWDTGHEVELLGDLNGRVLDGPTAGRPKIDTDIDACETILMLAPETNGEVAVKAWQALSKATGRDHGHLAEGKEEEKIRFRDVAAQPRKIISSPIWSGLESEHVCYNAGYTNVHELIPWRTLTGRQQLYQDHHWMRAFGEGFVTWRPPIDTKTVGQVLGKLPNGNKEILLNILTPHQKWGIHSTYTENLIMLSLNRGGPTVWISEDDAKAAGIVDNDWIEVFNINGALTARAIVSQRIMPGSAIMYHAQEKLTNTVGSEITGQRGGIHNSVTRINMKPTHMIGGYVQLAYGFNYYGTVGANRDEFVIVRKMSEVNWFDKAADDSANVDGGTADWGTGVKGQAADKEMER; from the coding sequence ATGAGTCATTTCCTCGACCGCCTCACCTACTTTCGTCGGACACAGGAGAAGTTCTCCGACGGCCACGGCATCACGACTGACGAGGCGCGCGAGTGGGAAGACGCGTACCGCAAGCGGTGGGCGGCGGACAAAATCGTCCGGTCGACCCACGGGGTGAACTGCACCGGATCATGTTCGTGGAAGATTTACGTAAAGGGCGGGATCGTCACTTGGGAGACGCAGCAGACTGACTATCCGCGGACTCGGCCGGACCTCCCCAACCATGAACCTCGCGGTTGTCCGCGCGGCGCCAGCTACAGTTGGTACCTCTACTCGGGGACCCGCATCAAATATCCGCTCGTTCGGGCGCGGCTGATCCGACACTGGCGCGAAGCGCGCAAATCGCTGACTCCTGTCGCAGCGTGGAAGTCGATTGTGCAGGACACCGATAAGCGGCGCGATTGGGTGTCGAAGCGCGGGCGTGGCGGTTTCGTACGCGTCGGTTGGGACGAGGTGACCGAGATCATCGCCGCCGCCAACGCCTATACAATCAAGGAATATGGCCCGGACCGGGTCGCGGGTTTCTCGCCGATCCCGGCAATGTCGATGATCAGCTATGCGGCCGGAAGCCGATATTTGTCGCTGATCGGCGGCACCCTACTCAGCTTCTACGACTGGTATTGCGACCTCCCGCCTTCGAGCCCGCAGACCTGGGGCGAGCAGACCGACGTGCCCGAGAGCGCGGACTGGTACAACGCCGGGTTCCTGCTGGTCTGGGGATCGAATATCCCGATGACCCGAGCGCCCGACGCGCATTTCTATTCGGAGGTGCGCTACCGCGGCGCCAAGAGCGTGGTCATCGCCCCGGACTTCAACGAGGCGGCGAAATTCTCCGATATGTGGCTGCACCCGAAGCAGGGGACTGACGCCGCCCTTGCTCTCGCGCTCGGCCACGTTGTCCTGCGCGAATTCTACGTCGACAAGCAGACCGAATATTTCAGCGACTACACGCGGAAATATTCAGACTTTCCACTGCTGGTGAAACTCGTGGAGCGCGACGGACGGCTGGTTGCCGATCGCCTCCTGCGTGCCGCGGACATCAAGGGCGCTCTCGGAGAGAAGGCCAACCCGGACTGGAAGGCCCTCGCCTATGACGAGATCAGTGGAAAGCTGGTCTGCCCGCTCGGTTCCGCCGGGCATCGCTGGGGTGACCCGGGAAAGTGGAACCTCGAAGAAAAGGACGGCAAGGGCAAGGATGTCCGGCTGCGTACGACATTGGCGGACGATCATGACTCGATAGAGGCGGTCGCTTTCCCTTATTTCGGCGGCGATGCGCCGCACGACTTTGTCGCGACAGCGCATGACGACGTCCTGCTGCGCAACATCCCGGTAAAGACTCTCAAGCTCGCCGACGGCTCGACGACCGCCGTCGCAACAGTGTTCGATCTTTACTGCGCGAACTACGGAGTCGATCGCGGTTTCGGCGGCGAGAATGTCGCCCTCAGCTTCGACGATGATGTGCCCTTCACACCGGCCTGGGCAGAGAAGGTCACCGGCGTGCCGCGACAGGCCATCATCCAGGTCGCTCGTGAATTTGCGTCCAACGCCGCAATTACCAAGGGCCGGTCGATGGTCATCCTTGGGGCCGGACTCAATCATTGGTACCATATGGACATGAGCTACCGCGGGATCATCTCGCTGCTCATTATGTGCGGATGCATCGGCCAGTCGGGCGGCGGCTGGTCGCACTATGTCGGGCAGGAGAAACTGCGTCCGCAAACAGGCTGGCTGCCGCTCGCCTTCGGTCTCGACTGGTCGCGGCCGCCACGCCAGATGAACGGGACCAGCTTCTTTTACGCGCACACCGATCAATGGCGTTATGAATCGCTGAAGATGTCGGAAATTCTGTCGCCGCTGGCGCCGGAGGGAGACTGGTCGGGCAGCATGCTCGACTACAATGCCAAGGCAGAACGGATGGGCTGGCTGCCCTCGGCACCCCAGTTCAACGCCAGTCCCATTGAATGGGGCAATCGCCTGAAGCAATCCGGTGCCGACCCCGCGCAGGCGATTGCGGACGCGTTCAAGTCGGGCGAGCTCAAGCCCGCCAGCCTCGATCCCGACAATCCGGTCAACTGGCCGCGCAACATGTTCTTCTGGCGCTCGAACGTGCTCGGAGCGAGCGGCAAAGGGCACGAATATTTCCTGAAGCATCTCGTTGGCTCGATGCATGGCGTGATTGGCACGGACGAGGAGGGCGCTGGGCTGGAGCGACCCAAAGACGTCGTGTGGCACGACGAGGCTCCGGTCGGAAAGCTCGACCTGATGGTCAACATCGACTTCCGGATGTCGACCACCAGCCTTTACTCCGACATCGTCTTGCCGACGGCGACCTGGTACGAAAAGCACGACCTCAACACGTCGGACATGCACCCGTTCATCCATCCGCTGTCGGCCGCGGTGGACCCGGCGTGGGAGACCAAGAGCGACTGGAACATCTTCCGCGCCATTGCGAAGAAATTCTCGGACGTTGCTCCTGAGGTGCTTGGCGTCGAGCACGACCTGGTGATGACCCCGATCCTGCACGACACGCCGGCCGAGTTGGCGCAGGCATATGAACCGAAGGATTGGCTTAAGGGCGAGTGCGACCCGATCCCGGGCAAGACCATGCCGAACGTGTCCCTGGTTGAGCGCAACTATCCCGAAACCTACGCCCGGTTCACCTCAATGGGCCCATTGCTTGAAAAGCTGGGCAATGGTGCGAAGGGTCTCAATTGGGACACCGGGCACGAGGTCGAATTGCTTGGCGACCTCAATGGTCGGGTGCTCGACGGCCCCACCGCGGGCCGGCCAAAAATCGATACTGACATCGATGCCTGCGAGACTATCCTGATGCTGGCGCCGGAAACCAACGGCGAGGTTGCGGTCAAGGCGTGGCAGGCGCTCAGCAAAGCGACGGGTCGGGATCACGGCCACCTCGCCGAGGGCAAGGAAGAGGAGAAAATTCGCTTCCGCGATGTTGCGGCCCAACCGCGCAAGATCATCTCATCGCCGATCTGGTCGGGGCTCGAAAGCGAGCATGTCTGCTACAACGCGGGCTACACAAACGTCCACGAATTGATCCCCTGGCGGACGCTGACCGGGCGCCAACAGCTATACCAAGATCATCATTGGATGCGCGCGTTTGGCGAGGGATTCGTTACCTGGCGGCCGCCAATCGACACCAAGACCGTTGGGCAGGTGTTGGGCAAGCTACCGAACGGAAACAAGGAGATCCTACTCAACATCCTCACGCCCCACCAGAAATGGGGTATCCATTCGACCTATACCGAGAACCTCATCATGCTCAGCCTTAACCGAGGCGGGCCCACGGTGTGGATCAGCGAGGACGACGCAAAGGCAGCTGGTATTGTCGACAACGACTGGATCGAAGTTTTCAACATCAACGGCGCCCTGACCGCTCGCGCGATTGTGTCACAGCGCATCATGCCGGGCTCTGCCATCATGTACCACGCGCAGGAAAAGCTCACGAACACGGTGGGCTCGGAAATCACGGGCCAGCGCGGTGGAATCCATAACAGCGTGACCCGCATCAACATGAAGCCGACGCACATGATCGGCGGCTACGTCCAGCTCGCCTACGGCTTCAATTACTACGGGACGGTCGGGGCGAACCGCGACGAGTTCGTGATCGTGAGGAAGATGAGCGAGGTGAACTGGTTCGACAAAGCCGCGGACGACAGCGCCAACGTCGACGGTGGAACGGCGGACTGGGGGACCGGCGTCAAAGGTCAGGCAGCGGACAAGGAGATGGAACGATGA
- a CDS encoding nitrate/nitrite transporter: MLREALRHESRMAGVRVVVLTREQPASGANQALWSSTIAFTVCFAVWTIFSIIGLGVKEELGLSETEFGLLVGTPILTGSLTRVFLGVWADQFGGRRVFAGVMVLAAIATFLTSYADTYAELLTAALGVGIAGGAFSVGVTYVSKFYPKNEQGLALGIFGAGNVGSAVTKFLAPFVMVAMGWQAVAQVWAAALIVTAVLFLLLTKEDPEQLERASSGRKAASMSTQLAILKNVQVWRFALYYFFVFGAFVALALWLPRYLMGVYGLDVKTAGMLAAFYSVPASLFRIYGGKLSDRYGARSVLYVTFGISVLTTFMLSYPPTTYIIEGIRGPITFRTEMSLAPFLVTIFVLGFFMSLGKAAVFKHIPVYYPNHVGAVGGLVGMIGGLGGFVLPLAFGALLDLTGVWTSSFVLLFVLVSVALTWMHFAVRQMEHSAAGRGEQAQVPELPEMRSFGEPGIKAPPRIAGPIEDWRPEDADFWRKRGRAVARRNLWISTYCLMLSFAVWMVWSVVVARLPAIGFDFTTDQLFWLAALPGLSGATLRIFYAFLVPVFGGRLWTTLSTASLLIPAFGIGYAVQNPETPYLLFLVLALLCGLGGGNFASSMANISFFFPKSEKGNALALNAGLGNLGVSLMQFMVPVVITMGLFGALGGQAQVASDGTQFWMQNAGFVWIPLIMAGAIAAWFGMNDILSAKSSFADQAAIFGRIHTWLMCWLYTGTFGTFIGMSAGFPLLAKLVFPEVNALKYAFIGPLLGALSRAATGWISDRYGGARVSFWVFSVQIVAILGMIWFLDARSFPGFFAMVLLLFLASGVGNASTFQMVPGIMRIEVDRTEPALPEAQRRAQAERESAAVIGFTSAIAAYGAFYIPKAYGSSIELTGTANAALWGFLLFYVSCAALTRFAYSGPRGLLREAERKRAVQSPTTVPA, encoded by the coding sequence GTGCTGCGAGAGGCACTGCGTCACGAATCGCGGATGGCGGGGGTAAGGGTGGTGGTTCTAACGAGGGAGCAGCCGGCGAGCGGCGCGAACCAGGCACTTTGGTCGAGCACGATTGCTTTCACTGTCTGCTTTGCCGTCTGGACGATCTTTTCGATCATCGGTCTTGGCGTGAAGGAAGAGCTCGGCCTGAGCGAAACCGAGTTCGGGCTGCTTGTCGGCACGCCGATTCTAACCGGGTCGCTTACCCGCGTATTCCTCGGCGTCTGGGCTGACCAGTTCGGGGGCCGGCGTGTCTTTGCCGGAGTGATGGTACTCGCCGCGATCGCGACCTTCCTTACCTCATATGCAGACACCTATGCCGAGCTGCTGACCGCAGCGCTCGGCGTGGGAATTGCGGGCGGTGCGTTCTCGGTCGGCGTTACTTACGTGTCTAAATTCTATCCGAAGAATGAGCAGGGCCTCGCGCTCGGTATTTTCGGCGCCGGCAATGTCGGCTCGGCGGTGACCAAGTTCCTGGCCCCGTTCGTAATGGTCGCGATGGGGTGGCAGGCGGTTGCGCAGGTCTGGGCCGCCGCGCTGATCGTCACGGCCGTCCTGTTCCTGCTTCTCACGAAAGAAGATCCGGAACAGCTCGAGCGGGCCAGTTCGGGGCGCAAGGCCGCTAGCATGAGCACGCAGCTTGCGATCTTGAAAAATGTCCAGGTTTGGCGCTTCGCGCTCTATTATTTCTTTGTCTTCGGCGCCTTCGTGGCGCTTGCCTTGTGGCTGCCCAGGTATCTGATGGGTGTCTATGGCCTCGACGTGAAGACGGCCGGCATGCTCGCTGCCTTCTATTCGGTCCCGGCAAGCCTGTTCCGGATCTACGGCGGAAAACTCTCGGACCGCTACGGCGCCCGATCCGTGCTGTACGTGACGTTTGGGATTTCGGTGCTGACCACCTTCATGCTGTCCTATCCGCCGACCACCTACATCATCGAAGGCATTCGTGGCCCGATTACCTTCCGGACGGAAATGAGCCTCGCTCCATTCTTGGTGACGATCTTCGTGCTCGGCTTCTTCATGAGCCTCGGCAAGGCGGCGGTGTTCAAGCATATTCCGGTTTATTACCCGAACCATGTCGGCGCGGTGGGCGGCCTCGTTGGCATGATCGGCGGCCTCGGCGGGTTCGTCCTGCCGCTTGCATTCGGCGCGCTGCTTGACCTGACGGGCGTCTGGACCAGTTCATTCGTCCTGCTCTTCGTACTGGTCTCAGTGGCCCTCACGTGGATGCACTTTGCCGTTCGCCAGATGGAACACTCTGCGGCGGGTCGCGGCGAACAGGCGCAGGTTCCGGAACTCCCGGAGATGCGGAGCTTCGGCGAGCCTGGAATCAAGGCACCCCCGCGCATCGCTGGCCCGATCGAAGACTGGCGGCCCGAGGACGCAGATTTCTGGCGCAAGCGGGGTCGCGCGGTAGCCCGGCGCAATTTGTGGATTTCTACTTATTGCCTAATGCTGTCGTTCGCCGTCTGGATGGTCTGGAGCGTAGTCGTCGCGCGCCTACCGGCCATCGGGTTCGACTTCACGACTGACCAATTGTTCTGGCTGGCGGCACTGCCCGGGCTTTCGGGCGCCACCTTGCGCATCTTCTATGCCTTCCTAGTACCGGTCTTCGGTGGCCGGCTGTGGACGACCCTTTCCACCGCCTCGTTGCTGATTCCGGCCTTCGGGATCGGCTACGCTGTGCAGAATCCGGAAACGCCTTACCTGCTATTCCTCGTCCTTGCGCTGTTGTGCGGGCTCGGAGGCGGCAATTTCGCTTCATCGATGGCAAACATCAGCTTCTTCTTCCCAAAGTCGGAGAAGGGAAATGCGCTGGCGCTCAATGCGGGCCTTGGGAACCTTGGGGTCAGCCTGATGCAATTCATGGTCCCGGTAGTCATCACCATGGGCCTGTTCGGAGCCCTCGGCGGCCAGGCGCAAGTCGCCTCTGACGGAACCCAGTTCTGGATGCAGAATGCGGGGTTCGTATGGATCCCTCTAATCATGGCCGGTGCAATCGCGGCGTGGTTCGGGATGAACGACATTCTCAGCGCCAAATCATCCTTTGCCGATCAGGCCGCGATCTTCGGCAGAATCCACACGTGGCTGATGTGCTGGCTCTACACCGGTACCTTTGGCACGTTCATCGGTATGTCGGCCGGCTTTCCCTTGCTGGCGAAGCTCGTCTTCCCCGAAGTAAACGCTCTCAAATACGCCTTCATCGGTCCGCTGCTGGGAGCGTTGTCCCGGGCCGCCACGGGCTGGATTTCGGACCGATACGGCGGGGCGCGAGTAAGTTTCTGGGTGTTCTCTGTCCAGATCGTCGCGATCCTTGGAATGATCTGGTTCCTGGACGCTCGCAGCTTCCCCGGCTTCTTCGCCATGGTGTTGCTGCTATTCCTGGCGAGCGGCGTCGGCAATGCTTCAACCTTCCAGATGGTGCCCGGCATCATGCGCATCGAGGTCGACCGGACGGAGCCGGCTCTTCCAGAAGCGCAGCGACGGGCGCAGGCGGAGCGGGAGTCGGCGGCTGTGATCGGGTTCACTTCCGCCATTGCCGCCTACGGCGCCTTCTACATCCCGAAGGCCTATGGCTCATCAATCGAGCTTACGGGAACGGCAAACGCCGCGCTCTGGGGCTTCCTACTGTTCTACGTCAGCTGTGCCGCTCTGACCCGGTTCGCATATAGCGGCCCTCGCGGCCTGCTGCGCGAGGCAGAGCGTAAACGCGCTGTCCAATCACCCACAACCGTGCCCGCATAG
- the moaA gene encoding GTP 3',8-cyclase MoaA, giving the protein MSEFAAEKSVGLVDSFGRGITYARLSVTDRCDLRCRYCMAERMQFLPKREILTFEEMTALADILITRGVRKIRLTGGEPLVRKGVMELIRSLGRRIGAGLDELVLTTNGTRLERFAGELFEAGIRRINVSLDSRRPDRFAHITRGGDLNQVLRGIDAALTAGLAVKINVVALAGINEDEIEDMLRWCAAMAVDLTLIETMPLGEVEEDRTDHYLPLDVVKRRLEQQFTFVPSVKKTGGPARYFDIPELQSQLGIITPLTNNFCDGCNRIRIAATGTVYGCLGHDQKVELRDALRCGGAQAVDELMDRLLAGKPRRHEFRIGGAPAVARHMSVTGG; this is encoded by the coding sequence GTGAGTGAATTTGCGGCGGAAAAATCGGTCGGTCTCGTTGACAGCTTTGGTCGAGGGATCACCTATGCGCGGCTCTCGGTCACCGACCGCTGCGACCTGCGCTGTCGATATTGCATGGCCGAGCGCATGCAGTTCCTCCCCAAGCGTGAAATCCTGACGTTCGAGGAAATGACTGCGCTTGCGGACATTCTGATCACGCGTGGGGTCCGCAAGATCCGGCTGACCGGCGGCGAGCCTTTGGTCCGAAAGGGTGTGATGGAACTGATCCGGTCGCTAGGCAGGAGGATTGGCGCCGGCCTGGACGAGCTGGTGCTCACGACCAACGGCACTCGGCTCGAGCGGTTCGCGGGTGAGCTGTTCGAGGCAGGAATCCGGCGGATCAACGTCAGCCTCGATAGTCGGCGGCCGGACAGGTTCGCGCACATAACCCGCGGCGGAGACCTGAACCAGGTGCTCCGTGGGATCGACGCGGCGCTGACGGCCGGGCTGGCGGTCAAGATCAACGTGGTCGCGCTCGCCGGCATCAACGAGGACGAGATCGAGGACATGCTGCGCTGGTGCGCGGCGATGGCGGTCGACCTGACGCTAATCGAGACGATGCCGCTGGGTGAGGTCGAGGAGGACCGCACCGATCACTATCTGCCCCTCGACGTTGTCAAGCGGCGCCTGGAACAGCAGTTCACCTTCGTGCCGTCGGTCAAGAAGACCGGTGGTCCGGCGCGCTATTTCGACATTCCCGAGCTGCAGTCGCAGCTGGGCATTATTACGCCGCTCACCAATAATTTCTGCGACGGCTGTAACCGCATCCGCATCGCCGCGACCGGCACGGTCTACGGCTGCCTTGGCCACGATCAAAAGGTGGAGCTGCGCGACGCACTCCGGTGCGGCGGTGCTCAAGCGGTCGACGAGCTGATGGATCGGCTCTTGGCAGGCAAACCAAGGCGGCATGAATTCAGGATCGGGGGCGCTCCTGCAGTTGCGAGGCATATGAGCGTGACGGGGGGCTGA